Within Micromonospora narathiwatensis, the genomic segment TCGGTCTGCGCGCCGGTCACGACGAGCCGGCCGACGCCGCGCGCGGCCAGCACCTCCGCCAGGTCGGTGTCCTCGAACGAGTCGGGGTACGCCTTGTGCACCAGTGGCTCCGGGTCGCGGCGCACCAGCTCGGGCACGTACTGCCAGCTCTCGCTGCCCCGGGACAGGTTGTCGCTGCTGTGCTGGACCCAGACGACCTCGACGCCGGCCGCGCGGGCCCGGTCCACCAGGGTGGCGATGTTGGCGACGACCTGGTCCCGGTCGTACGCGTGCCGCACCACGCCGTTCTGCACGTCGATGACGAGCAGGGCGGTGCGCGGCCGGTCGGTGAAGGTGCTCATGACCCCTCCCCAGCCTGCGGGCGTTCCGTCTCGGGCCAGCCTAGACCCGCCCACCGACATCGCCGACCGGTGCGGTCAGAGCCGGTGGCCGGTGGTGGCGTCCACGTGGCCGGGGACCTCGTCGTGCCGGTCACCCACACTCGACGTGCCCGAAGGCTCGAACATCAGGATCGACGCCCCGTCGGGCGCGGACGGCCGGTGCTCCACCCCGCGCGGCACCACGAACACCGCGCCGCGCGACAGCACCACCTCGCGCTCGGCGGCGTCCGCGCCGTCGCGCAGGGCGATGCGCAACTCCCCGTCGAGCACCAGGAAGAACTCGTCGGTGTGCTCGTGGGCGTGCCAGACGTGCTCGCCGGCAACCTTGGCGATCCGGACGTCGTAGTCGTTGACGGTGGTGACGATGCGGGGGCTCCACAGTTGGTCGAAGCGCGCCAGGGCGGCGGCCAGCTCGATCGGCTCAGCGTTCATCGGCCCATCGTCGCGCACCGCCGCCGGTCACAGGGGGCGGTGCATGACGTGCAGCCCCACCCGGCCCAGCCTCGGGTGCGCGAACGCCTCCGGCACGGTGCCGATCACCGCGAACCCGAGCCGCCGGTACAGCTCCACGGCCGCCTCGTTCGTCTCCACCACCGCGTTGAACTGCATCGCCGCGTACCCCCGGCGGCGGGCCCAGTCCAGGGCGTACTCGGTCAGGGCCCGGCCGACACCGCGGCCCCGCGCGCCGGCGGCGACCATGAAGCTGGCGGTGGCCACGTGCGCGCCCGGGCCGGGCCGGTTGGTGCCCATCTTGGCGGTGCCGAGAACGCGGCCGTCGTCGTCGGCGACCACCGTGCGTCCGGGCGGTCGTTCCACCCACACGTCGTACGCGACCTCGGC encodes:
- a CDS encoding cupin domain-containing protein, giving the protein MNAEPIELAAALARFDQLWSPRIVTTVNDYDVRIAKVAGEHVWHAHEHTDEFFLVLDGELRIALRDGADAAEREVVLSRGAVFVVPRGVEHRPSAPDGASILMFEPSGTSSVGDRHDEVPGHVDATTGHRL
- a CDS encoding cysteine hydrolase family protein — encoded protein: MSTFTDRPRTALLVIDVQNGVVRHAYDRDQVVANIATLVDRARAAGVEVVWVQHSSDNLSRGSESWQYVPELVRRDPEPLVHKAYPDSFEDTDLAEVLAARGVGRLVVTGAQTDECVRSTLHGAIVRGYDATLVGDAHTTEDLSSYGAPPPEQVIAHTNLYWRYHTAPGRNAGTVDTAEVDFAAAVPA
- a CDS encoding GNAT family N-acetyltransferase, coding for MRIREFTESDWAQVWPIVEDVVTAGETFPYDPAWPAEVAYDVWVERPPGRTVVADDDGRVLGTAKMGTNRPGPGAHVATASFMVAAGARGRGVGRALTEYALDWARRRGYAAMQFNAVVETNEAAVELYRRLGFAVIGTVPEAFAHPRLGRVGLHVMHRPL